The Paramisgurnus dabryanus chromosome 3, PD_genome_1.1, whole genome shotgun sequence genome includes a window with the following:
- the il2rb gene encoding interleukin-2 receptor subunit beta, which yields MKDFWYTAVLIFIIFHESTQSGQRQTDLTCVNDYLKNISCVWGNSTDFSAQRCELKGIRHEKLPVSRCELVPVNSHSYSERGCVLTFTMNFIFLDNIILSVTCNGSLMTTMEYQPSHNIKTQPPDKPTVSGVNITWSLGVNFPDNINEYEFEVQWKSDDVGWEMATTRHVSHGPDIQLDPNRLTIGEKYQARVRVKPVEPIDDGYLRGQWSDWSPAVSWRSEVGMSETTTNAPPVLPADFRTVLVIVFHILILIIVISLVTCKVTKSRGLKPKQQHIPDPSKYFKPLHTVHGGNFRKWLGGQNSIGPFLNPQSCDEISPVEVSDILEVPFVDPAARMSTTGLLHSGQVDSGLDHSGTSHASSSIFSNMGYFYSKSRSGSFHLETCPVYFTYHPEKDPSSAFSSPGSSYDRLQSPCFQSDDLMSPDSGFDMPEQCEDDKDDTEIIDRDGNALVTFIMSLSQGSLGSVRTTESFHPMPVTVPWPEPVISPIYNPTCEPADSGAVRPSSLIEPCASGYLTLKEMQKYSNKSI from the exons ATGAAGGATTTCTGGTATACCGCTGTCCTTATTTTCATCATTTTTCATGAAAGCACCCAGTCAGGTCAAAGACAAACTG ATCTGACCTGTGTAAACGACTACCTGAAAAACATTTCCTGTGTGTGGGGGAACTCGACGGATTTCTCCGCTCAGCGTTGTGAACTTAAGGGGATAAGACACGAGAAATTGCCAGTCAGCAG atGTGAGCTGGTGCCAGTGAACAGTCATTCATATTCTGAAAGAGGTTGTGTTTTAACCTTTACCATG AACTTTATTTTTCTTGATAATATCATCTTGAGTGTGACTTGTAATGGATCTCTCATGACTACAATGGAGTATCAACCTTCTCATAATA TTAAAACTCAACCACCGGATAAGCCCACTGTGAGTGGGGTCAACATAACCTGGAGTCTAGGTGTTAACTTCCCTGATAACATAAACGAATATGAATTCGAGGTGCAGTGGAAATCAGATGACGTAGGATGGGAG ATGGCGACAACTAGGCACGTCTCCCATGGACCTGACATTCAGTTGGATCCTAACCGCTTGACTATAGGAGAAAAATACCAGGCTAGGGTGCGTGTGAAGCCGGTTGAACCTATAGATGACGGTTACTTACGCGGGCAATGGAGCGACTGGAGTCCTGCTGTGTCCTGGAGGTCTGAGGTTGGGATGTCGGAAACTACAACAAATGCACCACCAG TCCTGCCTGCCGATTTCCGTACAGTTTTGGTCATTGTTTTTCATATCCTGATTTTAATTATTGTCATTTCTTTGGTCACCTGCAAGGTGACTAAAAGCAGAGG GTTAAAaccaaaacaacaacacattcCAGATCCTTCCAAATATTTTAAACCTCTCCACACTGTCCATGGAGGAAATTTCCGG AAATGGCTGGGCGGTCAGAACTCCATCGGGCCGTTTCTTAATCCGCAATCATGTGATGAAATCTCACCTGTAGAGGTCTCTGATATTTTGGAGGTGCCTTTTGTGGATCCCGCTGCTCGAATGTCTACCACCGGACTCCTTCACTCCGGTCAGGTGGACTCTGGACTTGACCACAGTGGAACCAGCCACGCCTCATCGTCCATTTTCTCCAACATGGGCTACTTCTATAGCAAATCTCGTTCAGGGTCCTTCCATCTAGAAACCTGTCCGGTGTATTTTACCTACCACCCCGAGAAAGACCCGAGCTCGGCTTTCTCATCTCCTGGCTCTTCGTACGATCGTTTACAAAGCCCGTGTTTCCAGTCGGACGATCTGATGAGCCCAGACTCTGGGTTTGACATGCCGGAGCAATGTGAAGACGACAAAGATGATACAGAAATCATTGATAGAGATGGAAACGCTCTGGTTACCTTCATAATGTCGCTGTCTCAGGGTTCCCTCGGTTCTGTTCGCACCACAGAGAGTTTTCATCCGATGCCCGTCACCGTCCCGTGGCCTGAACCTGTGATCTCGCCCATCTACAATCCCACATGTGAGCCTGCAGACAGTGGGGCGGTCAGACCATCCTCTCTGATTGAGCCCTGCGCAAGTGGCTATCTGACCCTAAAAGAGATGCAGAAATACAGCAACAAGTCCATCTAA